In Amblyraja radiata isolate CabotCenter1 chromosome 15, sAmbRad1.1.pri, whole genome shotgun sequence, the genomic window TTTAAACGGGCAGAAAGTTGTTTGTTAAAAAAATATTCTCGTTTCTTTGCTTGGATAGAAATGCCCAGAATGTAAACCTAACCGTTTCAAGTCAGTTGCATTTCTTGTCCTGATGTAGAACAGAAAACACTCATGTAATGAAAAGTGCCTGCCCTGCCTTGTAGGTTACCGACGTTCAATTTATCAACTCAATTTCATAGAAAGCTACATACGTGTGGCGATCCTATTGCAAGCGCCGTTGACCTTTGCACTGATACTTTCTAGGCGATTCCAAAATCTATTTCACTTACAGTTCATACATCTTTGTGCAAAAAGATGCACAAATTGTATTCAGGAAAATATTATATTTCAATCCTTGCTATTTACTGGACCATAATACTGCTCTAAATAAAATAGAAATCGTTAATACCCAGCATTCACAAAGGGGTAATATTTCGGCTTGATGTTCTTTCATCACAACTTATTCCAGCTTTCcctttttttaaacttcagaTTTCTAGCTTCTCTCAATAGCAGAAGctcaatcttcccccccccccccccccccccccccccctcaatttcATCCCTACCATGGTGTCcatggtgtctttttaaattgttgttatgctAATGCTCACCCAGACCAAAAAAGTATTAGCACCAACACAAAACCCTACTCAGCTTTAGAATTGCTAAGACTGTGTTCTAGCCCGTCACCCGCCTCTTGGGGCTCAGTGCCGAGTTTCAGTTTCTTCTTCGGTGGGTTTTTCAAAGTACCAAGTCGCTCTTTGACTTTATACTCCAGGGTACTGTGTGGGATCCCATAAGTACTTTGGGCTTTTGAGACACTCATCTTCCCATTCATTACCACAGTGATCGCTTCTTCCAGAATCTCATTGTTATATTGTCGATAGCGTCCGCGCTTCTTTCTGGGCTGCTTTGAGTCACCCTCTTGCTCAGATGTGCCCTGATGCTTACTGGAGGTTGGCTGATCCACAAATGAGTCCCAGGAATCGTGCTCTCCATCGATCAGATTCTCCACCCCTTTCCTGTGCCACAGATTCTGCTTTGGGAGGATCACTCTGAGTTTCCTATGAAGTGCGCTTTCAATCTGTGAATTCAGGAGCAAAGGGCTACACGTGTAATGATTTGTGGCATTGGTTCCACAAGTGAGATCCATGCCTCGCACCTGTGGTATCTTCAAATCTACAGAAGCAAAATGACCCTGGTCTTTCTTTGCATCATTTTTTGTCTGAACTGATCCCCTCTGAAATGTAAATGAGTGCGAAGAAAGTTTCTTGGTATCGGCACGTGTATCATTTCCCCTGAAGCTGGCATGTTCCAGATTGAACTCATAATGTGGTTTGGCCCAGGGGGCCTCTCTGGCTAGAACTAAGTGCTGCCCACGGTGCTGAGAGGTTGGCCCTAAATTGGATGTGGGAGATGCCTCGTTCCTGTTGATAGGTTCCTCACCCTTGTGGGCTGATCGAGTCACTGGTATTTTGAGAATAACAGAAGATCCATAACCGTCCTGTGTCACGGCCTGAAAGCTTCGTAACGACTTTGGAAGTACTCCTTCAACACTTTGCGATTCGCTGTCCCATTGCTGTTGTCCGGTTCTCCCAGGACGCCTAGGATTGGATGGAAGGAAACTCAGGTGAGCAGGACTTGCACAGGCAGGAAGGGATGGATGGGGTCACtcctttattagaagaccttgcTTGGGTAACATTACTATGAATCTATAGATTTTAATAGCCTCAGCCTCTGCATCAATTTTAGATTTATTTCTATTAATTATAAAATGTTTAGAAAATATTCGCTGACATTCTGAAATAACTTAAACCGAGGGATGAAGTCCTCCAAAATACCAAAGCTACAACTGCAAGGGCAGCCAATGTATTTTAACAGTGAAGTAATTTCTGTTGAATTGACCTGCATGATTAttctacgcacacacacacacgagcttTGCTGCATATTACATTTAACATGCATTATCACTCTACAAATGCAAAGGGAACATTACCTCTAAACAAGTAATAAGAGTCAGCTAAAGATTCAGATACAACAGTCAATGCCACAATATATTAAAACATTTGAACAAACCCCACTTTCATCaacatttcacttttttttttcagtAATGAAAACAATTTAAAATTACTATTTTGATGAACCCAACCTGAAAGTTATCAATAATTTCATCACGCTGATCAAAGTGACTCCCAGTGAATACTTTCGCAACCACGACTCAGGGTATACAATTCCACCATGCTAAGACCACCTGATACTTTCCCCAATGGCCCACTCGAGAACAAGGAAAGGCGTGCAGGAAGGTATTTGATGACAGAGCTTTGAAAATTGAATACTTGTAGGGCCAAAGGGAAATAGCAGAGTAGGACTAATTAGAGAGTTCTTTCAAATTATTacccaaatggcctctttctatgTGGTAAAATTCTATGGTTACAAATTAGTTCATTCTGCTCTCTACCACATAAGAGTACTTTCTATTGAAGATCACTGAATAGATGAATGGAGTAGAATTGTTTCCAAGTCAATTTAGTATCCCAATTTCCACCCAACAATGGTTATATTAATTGGTGCATACCTGGCGTCAAACTATCACTTTGGTCTTTGTGGCCTGGATATTTATTGCAGTAGCCAAATGAGACATTTGGGATTCATGTTACTGCTTTTATATTCAATCTATTAATAGAACTGTAGCACATGACAGTCCATTTTGAAATTTCAACCTGCAAATCTGATGGGCAATGAAAGACAACTAAATTTATAAGCCACAGCACTTTGCTCTTGAAAGATTCATTGCCATAATTTTAATTAAAAGATATTCAAATATTCCAGGATAAACAATAAAATGAGAACATGGTGTAATTATATTGTTGTACGAGTAAATGTATTACTTTTGTGTAAAGTTGTAGCATGCTGATAAAGATTACTTcataggattaacattaatacaGCGCTACTTAGGGTGCAAAATCCCATCAGAAAATAGGTTCCAAGAACGTTTTATATATTATTTGTAAAGAGAGAGTAAAGAATTTAAAGCCAGAATCTGGGCACTTAGAATATTTTCCCAAACTATTTCCCATTTAATATGCTCACAGAAATTCTTCAAAGGTTGGCCTGTATCATACTCGAGTTTCACAATATGTGCCTTGTTCAGTTTCTCAGTCCAATGTCACAGGAACACAAGTGGACATGATGATCAACTGCCTTGACCCTCACAAACCACATGAAGTTAGAGACCGCCACATAAATGTGTTTTATTACTGAAATACAAGGTTCATGATCAAATTCATTTGCAAATAGTTTtgtttttttcagtttagttatGTCTATAAACAACACACATTTTCTGTTTCTTATGGATTTCTGTCTCGGGCATGGAAACATTGAAAAGAAAGTTGCCTTCCTTATATTAAAAAAAGTGACAACTCAAATACAGTAAGTACTTTGTTTTAAGACAAATAATTTAGGCATTAAATTTCTATCTTTATAATTCAGCAATTCTCAAAGCATTTTCGAGAATTTTCATTAAGCAAACAAATAGAGTAATAAATCTATGCTAGCAATAACCCACAAGATGCAATGAGATGTACAGCTAGAATATTTTGTCTGGAAAAACAATCTTAGTATTGACGCATATTTTCCTTCAGGTTTTTCCATGGGCTTTTTATTTCACCTAATGCATTGATTGAATCTTAATGAAATTAATGTCTCATGTAAAGATGTTATGAACTCTAGGTACTTACCTAAAGGTAATATTCATAAGCAAGGCAGATGATTAAGAAAACATGAAATCTGCTCTATTCAGTAAATAATCAAATGTAAACTAGATGACTGAAGATGTCTTTCAATTACATTTACAATATCTGCCaaatatctccagcattttggtaaagAGCAGAGAAAAGTACAAGCACACATAAGTAGTCTAAAGTCCTAAAGTCCACAATAAGGAAACTCTAGACTATCATGCATTTTCACTTCTTCTtcagcggtgtgtgtgtgtgtgaaagtaaCATCCAACCAAGCAGCCTTAGGGAAAACCAGTTTTCAAAAGGGTGGTAAGATTATATTAATCTAACACCAGAGAAATATGGTGGGAAACAGTGGGGTTTATCGATCATTTACAAATAAAATCCGTTTTCAAATAACTGATCCATTCCAGAATAGTGttgttgcattaaaaaaaatattgttcaATATCTTGCTCTCTTGCAATTTTTTTACAGGCAGTGTTCATTAGGAACCTGATGAACCTTAAATTATAGCAGTTCCATTTTGCTGAGTACCAATCCTATGAAGCATCATACTCTGAAAGGAAACATGAGCTCTGAAACCAATGAGCAAATGCTCCAAAATCATATTTTTGTATCGTCATGAATtttgtttaattatttattttaagaaTATATGGAatctattaaatgttttattgtaGGCAATATACAGTGAGATTCTACAAATTAATTATTTGGCTCTAAATATTTCAAGGAAAGGATCACACATGAGGTAGGGCTTATTATACAAGAATTGCCCATATTTTTCTCAATACAAAGCACATAActacttagacacaaaatgctggattaactcagcaggacaggcggcatctctcgagagaaggaatgggtgccgtttcgggtagacactttttcagacttcTAGGGCACATAACTACTTATTTGATTGACCTATCTCTGTGGAATTCAAATAATAAATTTCAACCCAGAAAAACAAACATCCTTATACAGAACACATCTAATCCATTCACAGTGAAGTACTTCTGTACTACTTCAGTAATGTAGAGTAAGATGCCAATTGTTATTTTGAGGAAGTGGGTGCATAAAGGAGACTATCAAATGGTGTCATGGCATTAAGTgcaattacattttcattttgtaTATTTAAGAGGTGAATCTACTCCACTAATTTCTCTTTTTCCCCCAAAGGGAATAGAAATGAGGAAGAGGGTCTGCTCCACAACATATGGACACTCATTGATTTCAGGTTCTTTCAATGCTATCCGGTCATGATAATTCAGTAACATACTGGAAAATAATTCAAAACCtttctatttcaaattacaaCAGTAATTATTAGagaactactcacaaccatatacAATAGGataaagagtgctggagtaactcagtagggcagctcgagagatgctgcttggctcgCTGAGTTGCatcagcactttgtctttctttgtaaaccagcatctgtagttccttgtatctccacaaAATAGATGGACTGTGGTGTAATACTAAATCATGACCATTGGAAAGTTCACAAATTCACTTTAGGACATTGGCAAAACACTGGAATCACAATAATCAGCCTTGGTCTAAGCTATAGAAAAACACACCAGAAAATAATATTCTAGACTATCTTAAATATCCATATTTGTTATAGATGTCAAAGAATCATacagctcacaccgaccaacataacccatctacattagtcccatctgtgtttggcccatatccttctaaacctatcctatccatacacctgttcaaatgtattttaaccattgtgatagtacctgcctcaactacctcctctggcagctcattccttataccCTACTTTTACATTAGTCCTCTTAATATTCCTAACTGCTTCTCCGACCACCCCTACATAAACATTCTTAAATTTTCATCCCTGACTAATAAGTATTGAAATCTCCCGATCACAGCAGTGTCCAAGATCATAATATTTTAATATCTAgtggcactttgagtggtcaaccCTAATCATTCATTTGGAAAAGTCATAATTTAATTCCATGCCACGATTCCAAGATCCGTTAATTCTATCAAGAGGtagatttagactttactttagactttagagatacagcgccgaaacagggccttcggcccaccgagtccttgccaaccagcaatcaccctgtacaccaacactatcctacacacgttttactgtcatttgtcccagatagaagaattaaattcttacttgcagcagcaccagaatatgtaaacactagggacaatttacaattttgccaaaccTAATTCacttacaagcctgtacatctttggaatgtgagatataactgaagcacccggagaaaacccacgcggtcacagaaagtacaaattccgtacaggcagcacctatagtcaggatgaacccaggtctctggcgctaaagCAGTAATTCTACTACTGCGCTACCGTGCCACCCATTGTGCCATAGTGCCACCcattgtgccacagtgccacccattgtgccacagtgccacccattgtgccacagtgccacccattgtgccacagtgccacccattgTGCCATGCCACCCATTGTGCCATAGTGCCACCCATTGTGCCATAGTGCCACCcattgcgccacagtgccacccattgTGCCATAGTGCCACCCATTGTGCCATAGTGCCACCCATTGTGCCACCCATTGTGCCATAGTGCCACCcattgcgccacagtgccacccattgtgccacagtgccacccattgTGCCATAGTGCCACCCATTGTGCCATAGTGCCACCCATTGTGCCATAGTGCCACCcattgcgccacagtgccacccaatTTCTATCTGATTCCTTGATCATTTTCCATAAAACTTAAACCTACGCCTCAAAAAAGTTTTCAATCATTTTTGAGAAATCAACCAATAAATGAGGATTGTTTTCCAGGCCCAATTTCTGCAAGGTTTTGTCTGCAGATATATAACTATATAGTGAAATTCACTGTCAGGAAAGGTGTAGAAAGCATTCATTCCAATGGAGGTATTTGTGTGATTTAAGAACTGCAGAAGAAACTCTGTTGGGCTAGCACTGTATGGTACAAATGAAGCTTTGGCTTCTCCAAGCATCAACAATTCACGATAAACAAGAGGCTGGCAATGTTTACATTTAAATTTCCATTCATCATACATGGGGGTTCAGGATTTGGTATTTTATGCCTTGTATGTCATTTACAATGTGATCAGAACCACCCAAATATTGAAACACTTAAGACTATAAAGAAAATATCAGGTGAAAATCCTAAAAGATAATCAAAGTAAGGAATGTTTAATTgaggaagaaagaactgcagatgctggtttaaatcgaaggtagacacaaaaactcacgcgctgaattattccagcattttgtgtctaccatatttAATTGAGGACTACGTAATTAGAATATCTTACGAAAGGAGTTGATAAAATGTTCTATGATGGAAGATATCTAAAATAATGTCGCAATTCTTACACTGATGAAGTCaaggagaaatcctttaaaattAGTGGACAAAGTTCATCATTTGTGTACTTGAAAAGATGAAATGCTTGAAGGACGATAATAATTTTAGACAATTTTCATGCTTACCCTTTGGCTAAAACAGCAGAAGAGGAACAGTCAACAAACTTGGTTTCAGAAACAGTGCCAGCACAAGAGCTCTTCTTGGTAGACAGATCAAGCACTCCATCTGCAGAAAGAAATACATATCAATAACCCCAGGATGATGAATTCGTTGATTGTGTGCATCAGTATGTGATCTTTATGTTTGTATTTTTATCCCCTCTGCATTTATACACATCAACTTGTTATTTGTAACATATTACACCTCTTTGCCACTGCCTTACTGCCTCTAATAATAACTCATCCCATAGCAACCCTGGTCTTAACCCAACACAGATATTCCCTCGATCCTATTCATCTCCCATCACCAAACAGCCTGCAATTTAAAACTAACCCTTTTTAGTCTCCTTCCCAGTTCCAATGGATGGTCTTCAACTTGATATGTTAACTGCTTCACTTTTCATgcagatactgcctcacctgctgagcaattttctgttttttgtattACATTTTCAACCTGGAGTTGAAATTCCTTCATATGCActactctcccca contains:
- the lcor gene encoding ligand-dependent corepressor isoform X7, with the protein product MTAARGKERLFPPNNPLRKWPVVTLNDARRKKVAFAGAELSEHLFALEQPKLEVGEETSSRREPPKINPLEQQAEAFLNAVLQKKDNPWVVDPTITFVVREIMHQMIREFAAEYTSKTSTSQDSIVLSSTKDQSTSKTPVLGACALNPVLSELLMADQDRPLDLTVKKSNSESDSQDGVLDLSTKKSSCAGTVSETKFVDCSSSAVLAKGRPGRTGQQQWDSESQSVEGVLPKSLRSFQAVTQDGYGSSVILKIPVTRSAHKGEEPINRNEASPTSNLGPTSQHRGQHLVLAREAPWAKPHYEFNLEHASFRGNDTRADTKKLSSHSFTFQRGSVQTKNDAKKDQGHFASVDLKIPQVRGMDLTCGTNATNHYTCSPLLLNSQIESALHRKLRVILPKQNLWHRKGVENLIDGEHDSWDSFVDQPTSSKHQGTSEQEGDSKQPRKKRGRYRQYNNEILEEAITVVMNGKMSVSKAQSTYGIPHSTLEYKVKERLGTLKNPPKKKLKLGTEPQEAGDGLEHSLSNSKAE